The following are encoded in a window of Streptomyces sp. Go-475 genomic DNA:
- the mug gene encoding G/U mismatch-specific DNA glycosylase, giving the protein MPRFTPEELEAARDRVVPDVVADGLRVLFCGINPGLMTAATGHHFARPGNRFWPVLHRSGFTPRLLKPSEQRELLAYGLGITNVVARATARADELSAEEYREGGRLLALKVGRLRPRWLAVVGVTAYRAAFDDRKAQVGPQTRTIGDTRVWVLPNPSGLNAHWTAETMAEEFGRLREAAGG; this is encoded by the coding sequence ATGCCCCGTTTCACGCCCGAGGAGCTGGAGGCCGCCCGTGACCGTGTCGTGCCGGACGTGGTCGCGGACGGTCTGCGGGTGCTGTTCTGCGGGATCAACCCCGGGCTGATGACGGCAGCGACGGGCCATCACTTCGCCCGCCCGGGCAACCGCTTCTGGCCGGTGCTGCACCGCTCCGGGTTCACCCCGCGGCTGCTGAAGCCGTCCGAGCAGCGGGAGCTGCTGGCGTACGGGCTCGGCATCACCAACGTCGTGGCGCGGGCCACCGCCCGGGCCGACGAGCTGAGCGCGGAGGAGTATCGGGAGGGCGGGCGGCTGCTCGCGCTGAAGGTGGGACGGCTGCGGCCGCGCTGGCTGGCCGTGGTGGGCGTGACCGCGTACCGGGCCGCGTTCGACGACCGGAAGGCCCAGGTCGGGCCACAGACGCGGACGATCGGGGACACGCGCGTGTGGGTGCTGCCCAACCCGAGCGGGCTGAACGCGCACTGGACGGCCGAGACGATGGCCGAGGAGTTCGGGCGGCTGCGGGAAGCCGCCGGGGGCTGA
- a CDS encoding ABC transporter permease: MEFTPVLRSEWLKIRTLRSLPGTLLALFAATTAFSAIAGASDTSDPGFDPLFIALSGVIPGQIAAVAFGAMAVSSEFHSGALRITLAAVPRRGRWFAAKAAVIAVPALVVGLVTALTALLVARAGLGTAADGLSTGEQVRGVVGCGVYLMLMALFATGLAALLRSGVATLSLMIPFILVVSFVIGDATGTVADFLPDKAGQLVLHETYEGTLGPWSGLAVTALWTAAALLVGAWRLRHRDA; this comes from the coding sequence ATGGAATTCACCCCCGTACTCCGCTCCGAGTGGCTGAAGATCCGCACGCTCCGCTCGCTGCCGGGCACGCTGCTGGCCCTGTTCGCCGCGACCACGGCGTTCTCCGCGATCGCCGGTGCCTCCGACACCTCGGACCCGGGCTTCGACCCGCTGTTCATCGCGCTGTCCGGCGTGATACCGGGGCAGATCGCGGCCGTCGCCTTCGGGGCCATGGCGGTGTCGTCCGAGTTCCACTCGGGCGCGCTGCGGATCACGCTGGCGGCGGTCCCGCGGCGCGGCCGGTGGTTCGCGGCCAAGGCGGCCGTCATCGCCGTACCGGCCCTGGTGGTCGGGCTGGTGACCGCACTGACCGCGCTCCTGGTGGCGCGGGCCGGGCTCGGCACGGCGGCCGACGGGCTCAGCACCGGTGAGCAGGTGCGCGGTGTCGTGGGCTGCGGCGTCTACCTCATGCTGATGGCCCTGTTCGCCACCGGGCTCGCCGCCCTGCTGCGCAGCGGCGTGGCCACGCTGTCCCTGATGATCCCGTTCATCCTCGTCGTGTCGTTCGTGATCGGCGACGCGACGGGCACCGTCGCCGACTTCCTGCCCGACAAGGCGGGACAGCTCGTCCTCCACGAGACGTACGAGGGAACCCTCGGGCCGTGGTCGGGGCTCGCGGTGACCGCGCTCTGGACGGCCGCCGCCCTGCTGGTGGGAGCCTGGCGCCTGCGCCACCGGGACGCCTGA
- a CDS encoding ABC transporter ATP-binding protein, which yields MTSIDVQNLSKEFGGRRAVDDLTFRVLPGRVTGFLGPNGAGKSTTMRLVLGLDHPTAGRATLGGRAYATLREPLRHVGALLDAQAAHGSRTARDHLRVLAASNRIPDRRVDEVLEQTGLASVARRRVRTYSLGMRQRLGIAAALLGEPEVVMLDEPSNGLDPEGIVWIRQLLRRLADEGRTVLVSSHLMNETASFADHLVVLGRGRLLADTPMRDFIHARVRPRVRVRTSDPVALKGVLARHGHDAVEHEDGHWTVHHARVDDIGRITSAAGVPVLELAAEEGTLEQAYFDLTGAETEFAAQPQEA from the coding sequence ATGACCAGCATCGACGTCCAGAACCTCAGCAAGGAGTTCGGCGGCCGGCGAGCCGTGGACGACCTCACGTTCCGCGTGCTGCCCGGCCGCGTCACCGGCTTCCTCGGCCCCAACGGCGCCGGGAAGTCCACCACGATGCGGCTCGTGCTCGGCCTCGACCACCCGACGGCCGGCCGCGCCACGCTCGGCGGCCGCGCCTACGCGACCCTGCGCGAACCCCTGCGCCATGTGGGCGCCCTGCTCGACGCGCAGGCCGCGCACGGCTCCCGCACCGCCCGCGACCACCTCCGGGTGCTGGCCGCGAGCAACCGCATCCCGGACCGCCGGGTCGACGAGGTGCTGGAGCAGACCGGCCTGGCGTCGGTGGCCCGCCGCCGCGTGCGGACCTACTCCCTGGGCATGCGCCAGCGGCTGGGCATCGCCGCCGCCCTGCTGGGCGAGCCCGAGGTCGTCATGCTGGACGAGCCGTCCAACGGCCTCGACCCCGAAGGCATCGTGTGGATCCGGCAGCTGCTGCGCCGGCTCGCGGACGAGGGCCGCACGGTCCTGGTCTCCAGCCACCTCATGAACGAGACCGCGTCCTTCGCCGACCACCTCGTGGTGCTCGGCCGGGGCCGGCTGCTGGCCGACACCCCGATGCGGGACTTCATCCACGCGCGCGTGCGGCCCCGCGTCCGCGTCCGCACGAGCGACCCTGTCGCCCTCAAGGGCGTCCTCGCCCGGCACGGCCACGACGCCGTGGAACACGAGGACGGCCACTGGACCGTGCACCACGCGCGCGTGGACGACATCGGTCGCATCACCTCAGCGGCGGGCGTGCCGGTCCTGGAACTCGCCGCCGAAGAGGGCACGTTGGAGCAGGCCTACTTCGACCTCACCGGCGCCGAGACCGAGTTCGCCGCCCAGCCCCAGGAGGCATGA
- a CDS encoding response regulator transcription factor, with protein sequence MPVTVLLVDDEPLVRAGLRAVLEAQPDIEVVGEAADGAAVIPLVRQLRPDVVAMDVRMPLLDGIEATRALLRTVDEPPRILVVTTFENDEYVYEALRAGADGFLLKRARPAEIVHAVRLIAEGESLLFPASVRQLAAAYGEGGGNRAARAAMERAQLTEREAEVLRLMARGLSNAEIAARLVVGTETVKSHVSSVLAKLGARDRTQAVIAAYESGFVAPG encoded by the coding sequence ATGCCGGTCACCGTTCTCCTCGTCGACGACGAACCCCTCGTGCGCGCGGGTCTGCGGGCCGTGCTGGAGGCGCAGCCCGACATCGAGGTCGTCGGGGAGGCCGCGGACGGTGCGGCGGTGATCCCGCTGGTGCGGCAGCTGCGGCCGGACGTGGTCGCCATGGACGTCCGGATGCCGCTGCTGGACGGCATCGAGGCCACCCGGGCGCTGCTGCGGACGGTCGACGAGCCGCCGCGGATCCTGGTGGTGACGACCTTCGAGAACGACGAGTACGTGTACGAGGCGCTGCGCGCGGGTGCCGACGGGTTTCTGCTGAAGCGGGCCCGGCCGGCCGAGATCGTGCACGCGGTGCGGCTGATCGCCGAGGGCGAGTCGCTGCTGTTCCCGGCCTCGGTGCGGCAGCTGGCCGCCGCGTACGGCGAGGGCGGCGGGAACCGCGCGGCGCGGGCCGCGATGGAGCGGGCCCAGCTGACCGAGCGGGAGGCGGAGGTGCTGCGGCTGATGGCCCGGGGATTGTCGAACGCGGAGATCGCGGCCCGGCTGGTCGTCGGGACGGAGACCGTGAAGTCGCACGTCAGCTCCGTGCTGGCGAAGCTGGGCGCCCGGGACCGCACCCAGGCGGTGATCGCCGCGTACGAGTCGGGGTTCGTGGCGCCGGGCTGA
- a CDS encoding ROK family transcriptional regulator produces the protein MGRLTGGDPSLLRRINSAVVLHALRATDCATLTEITRVTGLSRPTVEGVVEGLIEAGLVVEKAAEEGAARRQGRPARRFRFRAEAGHLLGVEIGAHRVAALLADLDGRVIGSQAKDVAETAGADERLERVRGTVAELLRRAGVARGSLRAVGVATPGIVEADGTVRLGTALPGWTGLRLGERLSRSFKCPVLVENDANAAVVAEHWKGAAGESDDVVFVLAGLSPGAGALIGGRLHRGYGGAAGEIGALHLLGREVTPEKLLSTTDEPLHPLDEQAVAEVFARAREGDQRARAAVDRFIQRLVHDVAALALALDPELVVIGGWAAGLDGVLDPLRRELARYCLRPPQVTLSRLGDAAVATGALRLALDHVEEQLFTVEGRTTPL, from the coding sequence GTGGGGCGGCTGACCGGCGGGGATCCCTCGCTGCTGCGCAGGATCAACTCCGCGGTGGTGCTGCACGCGCTGCGTGCCACGGACTGCGCGACGCTGACCGAGATCACCCGGGTGACGGGGCTCTCCCGGCCGACCGTCGAGGGCGTCGTCGAAGGGCTCATCGAGGCGGGGCTCGTCGTCGAGAAGGCGGCCGAGGAGGGGGCGGCCCGGCGGCAGGGCCGGCCGGCGCGGCGGTTCCGGTTCCGGGCGGAGGCCGGGCATCTGCTGGGCGTGGAGATCGGTGCGCACCGGGTGGCGGCGCTGCTGGCCGACCTGGACGGCCGGGTGATCGGTTCCCAGGCCAAGGACGTGGCGGAGACGGCGGGGGCCGACGAGCGGCTGGAGCGGGTGCGGGGGACCGTCGCCGAGCTGCTGCGGCGGGCCGGGGTCGCACGCGGCTCGCTGCGGGCCGTGGGTGTGGCGACGCCCGGCATCGTCGAGGCGGACGGCACGGTCCGGCTGGGCACGGCGCTGCCGGGGTGGACGGGGCTGCGGCTGGGCGAGCGGCTGAGCCGGTCCTTCAAGTGCCCGGTGCTGGTCGAGAACGACGCCAACGCGGCGGTCGTCGCCGAGCACTGGAAGGGCGCGGCCGGCGAGTCGGACGACGTGGTGTTCGTGCTGGCGGGGCTCAGCCCGGGCGCCGGTGCGCTGATCGGGGGGCGGCTGCACCGGGGCTACGGCGGAGCGGCCGGCGAGATCGGGGCGCTGCACCTGCTGGGCCGGGAGGTGACGCCCGAGAAGCTGTTGTCCACCACGGACGAGCCCCTGCACCCCCTCGACGAGCAGGCGGTCGCCGAGGTCTTCGCCCGGGCCCGCGAGGGCGACCAGCGGGCCCGCGCCGCCGTGGACCGTTTCATCCAGCGCCTGGTCCACGACGTGGCGGCCCTCGCCCTCGCGCTCGACCCGGAGCTGGTCGTCATCGGCGGCTGGGCCGCGGGCCTCGACGGCGTCCTCGACCCCCTCCGCCGAGAACTCGCCCGCTACTGCCTGCGCCCCCCACAGGTGACCCTCTCCCGCCTCGGCGACGCGGCAGTGGCAACAGGCGCCCTACGTCTGGCCCTGGACCACGTGGAGGAACAACTCTTCACGGTGGAGGGCAGAACAACGCCCCTTTAG
- a CDS encoding GntR family transcriptional regulator encodes MGTTQLESVPEPKYWHLKTVLSQALDSEFSVGEILPNERDLAARFGVARATLRQALEQLELEGRLQRRRGVGTTVAPPRMGVSLGTGPHTWPGGPEDAWQPVDCSAAVPPAAVADALGTGDEPVHIVRRSRVSAGRPVAAELLYVPQSSVPELSAIDAPSGAARARAVLRELQRAELERQENAVELGSAGADDAKELDRLPGAPVLVVTTRFVAAGRTAALSVATYRADTCRLTFGDAGGVEIDAGAQRRAS; translated from the coding sequence GTGGGGACCACGCAGCTGGAATCGGTGCCGGAACCGAAGTACTGGCATCTCAAGACCGTGCTCAGTCAAGCGCTCGACTCGGAGTTCTCCGTGGGGGAGATCCTGCCCAACGAGCGCGACCTCGCGGCCCGCTTCGGCGTCGCCCGCGCCACGCTCCGCCAGGCCCTGGAGCAGCTCGAACTGGAAGGCAGGCTGCAGCGCCGCCGCGGCGTCGGCACGACCGTCGCGCCGCCCCGCATGGGCGTCTCCCTCGGCACCGGCCCGCACACCTGGCCGGGCGGCCCCGAGGACGCCTGGCAGCCCGTCGACTGCTCGGCGGCGGTGCCGCCCGCGGCCGTCGCCGACGCGCTGGGGACCGGCGACGAGCCCGTGCACATCGTGCGCCGCTCCCGCGTCTCCGCCGGCCGGCCGGTGGCCGCCGAGCTGCTGTACGTCCCGCAGTCCTCGGTGCCGGAGCTCTCCGCGATCGACGCGCCGTCCGGAGCGGCACGCGCGCGGGCGGTGCTGCGCGAGTTGCAGCGGGCGGAGCTGGAGCGGCAGGAGAACGCGGTGGAGCTGGGGTCTGCCGGGGCGGACGACGCGAAGGAGCTGGACCGGCTGCCGGGGGCGCCTGTTCTTGTCGTCACGACTCGGTTCGTCGCGGCCGGGCGTACGGCTGCGCTGTCCGTTGCCACGTATCGCGCTGACACGTGCCGGTTGACCTTCGGGGATGCGGGGGGCGTGGAGATTGATGCCGGGGCGCAGCGGAGGGCGTCTTGA
- the sigJ gene encoding RNA polymerase sigma factor SigJ translates to MTTETATDVFETHRPVLLGVAYRMLGRVADAEDVVQEAWLRWSGAARGDVREPRGYLVRITTRLAIDRLRQIKARGETYIGPWLPEPCVTDFGDTVPDTAERAVLADSVSLAVLVVLESLSPLERAVFVLREAFGFPYGDIAAMLDRGEPAVRQLAGRARKHVEERRPRYEVDPAQRRDLTERFLAASADGDLEGLLALLAPDVRLVGDSGGKARAPLRVLETADKVGRFLAGAAPKRLPDLSVRFVELNGGPAVLVLSGGKPDAVFQLDIADGRV, encoded by the coding sequence GTGACCACCGAGACCGCCACCGACGTCTTCGAAACGCACCGCCCCGTCCTGCTGGGTGTCGCCTACCGCATGCTGGGGCGCGTCGCCGACGCGGAGGACGTGGTCCAGGAGGCGTGGTTGCGCTGGTCCGGTGCCGCCCGCGGCGACGTCCGCGAACCGCGCGGCTATCTGGTGCGGATCACCACCCGCCTCGCCATCGACCGGCTGCGCCAGATCAAGGCCCGCGGCGAGACGTACATCGGCCCCTGGCTGCCCGAGCCGTGCGTCACCGACTTCGGCGACACCGTGCCGGACACCGCCGAACGGGCCGTGCTCGCCGACTCCGTCTCCCTCGCCGTCCTCGTCGTCCTGGAGTCGCTGTCACCGCTGGAGCGGGCGGTGTTCGTGCTCCGCGAGGCCTTCGGCTTCCCGTACGGCGACATCGCCGCCATGCTCGACCGCGGTGAACCGGCGGTGCGCCAACTGGCCGGCCGGGCCCGCAAGCACGTCGAGGAGCGGCGGCCGCGCTACGAGGTCGACCCCGCCCAGCGCCGCGACCTCACCGAGCGGTTCCTCGCCGCCTCGGCCGACGGCGACCTGGAGGGCCTGCTGGCCCTGCTCGCCCCGGACGTCCGGCTCGTCGGCGACAGCGGCGGCAAGGCGCGGGCGCCGCTGCGGGTCCTCGAGACCGCCGACAAGGTGGGCCGCTTCCTCGCCGGCGCCGCCCCGAAGAGGCTCCCGGACCTGTCCGTCCGCTTCGTGGAACTCAACGGCGGCCCCGCCGTGCTGGTCCTGTCCGGCGGCAAGCCCGACGCCGTGTTCCAACTCGACATCGCCGACGGCCGCGTCTAG
- a CDS encoding NAD(P)-binding domain-containing protein, giving the protein MRYAVLGTGEVGRTLGGRLVELGHEVTLGSRTRENPAAVAWAAGAGAGAHAGTFADAAAFGEVVVNAVGGRVALAALAAAGAENLGGKVLVDVSNPLAFEGGELRLSPVESDSVGERIQRAFPHARVVKTLNTVNCRVMVEPARVPGGHHVFVCGDDPGAKEQVTALLGEFGWPADRVLDLGGIRAARAVEMWLPLWVGLLQKFGHAEFNLEVRRAR; this is encoded by the coding sequence ATGCGGTACGCGGTGCTGGGGACGGGGGAGGTCGGGCGCACGCTGGGCGGCCGGCTGGTGGAGCTGGGGCACGAGGTGACCCTCGGCTCGCGGACGAGGGAGAACCCGGCCGCGGTGGCATGGGCCGCCGGGGCGGGGGCCGGGGCGCACGCGGGGACGTTCGCGGACGCGGCGGCGTTCGGGGAGGTCGTGGTGAACGCGGTGGGCGGGCGGGTGGCGCTCGCCGCGCTGGCGGCGGCGGGGGCAGAGAATCTCGGCGGGAAGGTGCTGGTGGACGTCTCCAACCCGCTGGCGTTCGAGGGGGGCGAGCTGCGGCTCTCCCCCGTCGAGTCGGACAGCGTGGGCGAGCGGATCCAGCGGGCCTTCCCGCACGCGCGCGTGGTGAAGACGCTCAACACGGTCAACTGCCGGGTGATGGTGGAACCGGCGCGGGTGCCCGGCGGGCACCACGTCTTCGTCTGCGGGGACGACCCGGGCGCCAAGGAGCAGGTGACGGCGCTGCTCGGGGAGTTCGGCTGGCCGGCGGACCGGGTGCTCGACCTCGGGGGCATCCGGGCTGCCCGGGCCGTGGAGATGTGGCTGCCGCTGTGGGTCGGCCTGCTGCAGAAGTTCGGTCACGCGGAGTTCAACCTGGAGGTGCGCCGGGCCCGGTGA
- a CDS encoding alpha/beta fold hydrolase, which produces MSATVSFDVATPRGEQHVTLSYTREGSGEPLLLLHGIGHHRQVWDPVLPALAAERDVIAVDLPGCGESPALPDGMAHDLPTMNAVLAALCEALELDRPHVAGNSLGGLLALDLARARLVRSVTALSPAGFWNAAERRYAFAVLMTMRQIAQRMPLPVVERLARPALGRTLLTSTIYARPGRRSPEAVIAETLALARAQGFSETLRSGRTVQFTDDIVGTPVTVAWGNRDRLLIPRQGVRAKGVIPRARLVKLPGCGHVPMNDDPALVARVVLDGSR; this is translated from the coding sequence ATGTCCGCCACCGTCTCCTTCGACGTCGCCACTCCGCGCGGCGAGCAGCACGTGACCCTGTCGTACACACGCGAGGGCAGCGGCGAACCGCTGCTGTTGCTGCACGGCATCGGCCACCACCGGCAGGTGTGGGACCCGGTGCTCCCCGCGCTGGCGGCCGAGCGGGACGTCATCGCCGTGGACCTGCCCGGATGCGGTGAGTCGCCGGCGCTTCCCGACGGCATGGCGCACGACCTGCCGACGATGAACGCGGTCCTCGCGGCCCTGTGCGAGGCGCTGGAGCTGGACCGCCCGCACGTGGCGGGCAACTCGCTGGGCGGCCTGCTGGCCCTGGACCTGGCCCGGGCGCGCCTCGTGCGCTCGGTCACCGCCCTGTCCCCCGCCGGGTTCTGGAACGCGGCCGAGCGCCGCTACGCCTTCGCCGTGCTGATGACGATGCGGCAGATCGCCCAGCGGATGCCGCTGCCCGTGGTCGAGCGGCTGGCCCGCCCGGCGCTCGGCCGCACCCTGCTGACGAGCACCATCTACGCCCGCCCCGGCCGCCGCTCCCCCGAGGCCGTGATCGCCGAGACCCTCGCGCTGGCCCGGGCCCAGGGGTTCTCCGAGACGCTCCGCTCCGGCCGGACCGTGCAGTTCACGGACGACATCGTGGGCACGCCGGTCACCGTGGCCTGGGGCAACCGCGACCGGCTCCTGATCCCCCGCCAGGGCGTGCGCGCCAAGGGCGTCATCCCGCGGGCCCGGCTGGTGAAGCTGCCCGGCTGCGGCCACGTCCCGATGAACGACGACCCGGCGCTGGTCGCCCGGGTGGTCCTCGACGGCAGCCGCTGA